Proteins encoded within one genomic window of Hahella chejuensis KCTC 2396:
- a CDS encoding substrate-binding periplasmic protein, protein MSTYNAFRALALFLTTLFVSNLAAAQTDIVFCSDNNYWYPFTYVDEQGEAAGMHVDIVKKAADSLGYKVEFKPMLWQECLDSARGNLVHGVVTASYKKERAEFMNYPADAATAQRSASRVAQVEYIVVVSSDAKYEFKGDLNTLPEPVRVARGYSIVSTLRESNRRIYESQTGELRNIEKLAKLGSGSVITTPEVYQHLMRQAEYKTKLKSDLNPLSSKSYHLTFAKGSPLTTAEQTAIWKEISRLRDDPEYMSALTAKYLK, encoded by the coding sequence ATGTCGACATACAATGCCTTCAGAGCGCTGGCGCTTTTTCTTACTACTCTCTTCGTTTCCAATCTCGCCGCCGCGCAAACAGATATCGTCTTCTGTAGCGACAACAACTACTGGTATCCGTTCACCTACGTAGACGAACAAGGCGAAGCCGCAGGCATGCATGTGGACATCGTGAAAAAAGCCGCCGACAGCCTGGGCTATAAAGTCGAATTCAAACCCATGCTGTGGCAGGAATGCCTGGATTCCGCCCGCGGCAACCTGGTGCACGGCGTCGTTACCGCCTCCTACAAAAAAGAGCGCGCGGAGTTCATGAACTATCCCGCCGACGCCGCTACCGCGCAACGCTCCGCCTCACGGGTGGCGCAAGTGGAATATATTGTAGTGGTCTCCAGCGACGCCAAATACGAATTCAAGGGCGACCTCAATACGCTGCCGGAACCGGTGCGCGTGGCCCGCGGTTACTCCATCGTCAGCACGCTGCGGGAATCCAACCGGCGCATATACGAAAGCCAGACCGGGGAACTGCGCAACATCGAAAAGCTGGCCAAGCTGGGAAGCGGTTCGGTGATCACCACCCCGGAAGTTTACCAGCACCTGATGCGGCAGGCGGAATACAAAACCAAGCTGAAATCCGACCTCAACCCCCTCAGCAGTAAATCCTACCATCTTACTTTCGCCAAAGGCTCTCCCCTCACTACTGCGGAACAGACCGCCATCTGGAAAGAGATTTCGCGTCTGCGGGACGACCCTGAATACATGAGCGCACTGACGGCCAAGTATCTGAAATAA
- a CDS encoding alkaline phosphatase, producing MLRRIHSWKLLASAAAISALMAGCQSTMDKKTTANEPEVKNVIMMIGDGMGPQQIGLLHEYAVNAPDSIYRGQLTGMQKFMDAGVLGLSRHTPAYNLVVDSACSATQLATGEPAPSEVIGVDKVGDHVETVLEKAKRMGKSTGLVSDTRLTHATPASFAAHRAHRSMENQIAEDMLANQVDVMLSGGLRHWLPKSVNDKGDLYHQLEKQTEGAVQLKSKRKDDKNLLAEADSMGYQLAFNRHQLDAAKGDKLLGLFNYSGMMNGIRYTHSKDDPKRTEPTLKEMTMKALDILSRNEKGFFLMIEGGQIDWAGHDNDAGTMLHEMLKFDETINYVYEWVKNRQDTLVIITADHETGGFGFSYSRSDIPEGEPLNGEAFKEAAYAPNFNFGSFETLSKLYQQKMSFPDLFAQYDGDKQSPEALMKLVNANNAFPITLEQAKAVLEQEPNYFQVDGHDYLSAKMFPKVNDFKSFYVYGQEVRHDLLGRAMAESQNIVWATGTHTSTPVPVVAFGPASATEGFSKMLHHTDIGQLAKSAIH from the coding sequence ATGCTAAGAAGAATACATTCTTGGAAATTATTGGCCAGCGCAGCAGCAATTTCGGCCTTGATGGCGGGATGTCAGTCCACCATGGACAAGAAAACCACCGCCAACGAACCGGAAGTTAAAAACGTGATCATGATGATCGGCGACGGCATGGGGCCGCAGCAGATCGGATTGTTGCACGAATACGCCGTCAATGCGCCGGACTCCATTTACCGCGGTCAGCTCACCGGCATGCAGAAGTTCATGGACGCCGGCGTTCTGGGTCTGTCCCGCCACACTCCCGCTTACAATCTGGTTGTCGACTCCGCCTGTTCCGCCACGCAATTGGCCACTGGCGAGCCTGCGCCTTCCGAGGTCATTGGCGTGGATAAAGTAGGCGACCACGTTGAGACCGTACTGGAGAAAGCCAAGCGCATGGGTAAATCCACCGGCCTGGTGTCCGACACCCGTCTGACTCACGCCACTCCCGCGTCTTTCGCCGCTCACCGTGCGCATCGCTCCATGGAGAACCAGATCGCGGAGGACATGCTGGCCAATCAGGTGGACGTCATGCTATCCGGCGGTCTGCGTCACTGGCTGCCCAAGTCCGTGAACGACAAAGGCGACCTGTATCACCAGTTGGAGAAGCAAACCGAAGGCGCCGTGCAATTGAAGTCCAAGCGTAAGGACGACAAAAACCTGCTGGCGGAAGCCGACTCCATGGGATATCAGCTGGCGTTCAACCGCCATCAGCTGGACGCCGCCAAGGGCGATAAGCTGTTGGGCCTGTTCAACTACTCCGGCATGATGAACGGCATCCGTTACACTCACAGCAAAGACGATCCCAAGCGCACCGAACCGACTCTGAAAGAAATGACCATGAAGGCGCTGGACATTCTGTCCCGCAACGAAAAGGGATTCTTCCTGATGATCGAAGGCGGCCAGATCGACTGGGCGGGCCACGACAACGACGCGGGCACCATGCTGCATGAGATGCTCAAGTTCGACGAAACCATCAACTACGTTTACGAATGGGTGAAGAACCGTCAGGACACATTGGTCATCATCACCGCCGACCATGAAACCGGCGGCTTCGGCTTCAGCTATTCACGCTCCGACATCCCCGAAGGCGAACCGCTGAACGGCGAAGCGTTCAAAGAGGCGGCCTACGCGCCTAACTTCAACTTTGGTTCATTCGAGACTTTGAGCAAGCTGTACCAGCAAAAAATGAGCTTCCCGGATCTGTTCGCTCAGTACGACGGCGACAAACAGTCCCCAGAAGCACTCATGAAACTGGTGAACGCCAACAACGCCTTCCCTATCACCCTGGAGCAGGCCAAGGCGGTTCTGGAGCAAGAGCCTAACTACTTTCAGGTAGACGGCCACGACTACCTGAGCGCCAAGATGTTCCCGAAAGTGAATGACTTCAAGTCGTTCTACGTGTACGGCCAGGAAGTGCGCCATGACCTGTTGGGTCGCGCCATGGCCGAAAGCCAGAACATCGTCTGGGCCACCGGCACTCACACCAGCACGCCTGTGCCTGTTGTAGCGTTTGGTCCCGCCAGCGCGACTGAGGGCTTCTCCAAGATGCTGCACCATACTGATATCGGGCAACTGGCCAAGAGCGCGATTCACTAA
- a CDS encoding response regulator, translating to MDKIIISHVGLMEKDLVLLRNLSHLDETWFGNFQLASEPGTMEGQILLVDVDKPESRSLWQRMKAATHFEKTIVISRSKQPVDDGAIHLTRPLIFRRLREALQQATQSDQQEAKTHVKNILVVDDNLPVRTFMKQKLHEILDFEAGVDVAESGEEALLKVRDCRYDLVFMDVMMPGMDGYQACRSIKQQVKTKVVMLTSKSSTLNRVKAKMSGCDGYITKPPEDRELAEVVRRYLGATKTETLIFPQLAALGR from the coding sequence ATGGACAAGATTATTATTTCGCATGTGGGGCTAATGGAGAAAGACTTGGTCCTGCTTCGAAATCTGTCTCATCTGGACGAAACATGGTTTGGAAACTTCCAGCTGGCCAGTGAGCCCGGAACCATGGAAGGTCAGATACTACTGGTGGATGTCGATAAGCCAGAAAGCCGCAGCCTTTGGCAAAGAATGAAGGCGGCTACCCACTTCGAGAAAACCATCGTCATCAGTCGCAGCAAACAGCCTGTCGACGATGGCGCGATCCATCTGACCCGTCCCCTGATTTTTCGTCGCCTGCGCGAGGCATTGCAGCAGGCCACGCAATCGGACCAACAAGAAGCGAAGACCCACGTAAAGAACATTCTCGTTGTCGACGACAACTTGCCGGTGCGCACCTTCATGAAACAGAAGTTGCACGAAATCCTGGATTTCGAAGCCGGCGTGGATGTGGCGGAAAGCGGAGAAGAAGCGCTGCTGAAGGTGCGCGACTGCCGCTACGACCTGGTGTTCATGGATGTGATGATGCCTGGCATGGATGGTTATCAGGCTTGCCGCTCAATCAAGCAACAAGTGAAAACCAAAGTGGTGATGCTGACCAGCAAATCATCCACGTTAAACCGCGTCAAAGCAAAAATGTCCGGGTGCGACGGTTATATCACCAAGCCCCCGGAAGACCGGGAACTGGCGGAAGTCGTACGCCGCTATCTCGGCGCAACCAAAACGGAAACGCTCATATTTCCACAATTAGCAGCTCTAGGGAGATAA
- a CDS encoding response regulator encodes MNKKVLIVDDSETDLKHLEQIVSGAAYQTVTARSGEEAISKARKEKPSLILMDIIMGDMDGFSTCREIAQDPELSKIPVVFVSSKNQKVDHIWAAKQGAKALVSKPYKNEEILSQLHSYA; translated from the coding sequence ATGAACAAGAAAGTACTTATCGTCGATGACAGCGAAACCGATCTGAAACATCTGGAGCAGATCGTCTCCGGCGCCGCCTATCAAACGGTGACCGCCCGTTCCGGCGAAGAAGCCATCAGCAAGGCGCGCAAAGAAAAGCCCAGCCTGATTCTGATGGACATCATCATGGGCGACATGGATGGATTCAGCACCTGTCGGGAAATCGCCCAGGACCCGGAGCTGTCCAAAATTCCGGTGGTGTTCGTCTCCAGTAAAAACCAGAAGGTGGACCACATCTGGGCGGCCAAGCAAGGCGCCAAGGCGCTGGTGTCCAAGCCTTACAAGAACGAAGAAATTCTAAGTCAACTCCACAGCTACGCCTGA
- a CDS encoding chemotaxis protein CheW, protein MNSVSIPVESKRILRPSEAFALLRQINAETREEVRENQATAWFALRLAVKEVDAETADQGNLGLLIREDCYKELLESPEICPVPYAPKWLSGFVNVRSQVTPVVDLEIFFGLREDAEAIAQQRKVVQRTSPSYLLYFDQGQESFAIKVRRFPNKLMMTADERMTQPPPLSNALMACVNAVYRQNGIWCEWNLETFKRRLTDMLSTS, encoded by the coding sequence ATGAACAGCGTGTCAATCCCGGTAGAGAGCAAGCGAATACTGCGGCCTTCCGAAGCCTTCGCCCTGCTCCGGCAAATTAACGCGGAAACCCGGGAGGAAGTCCGCGAAAATCAGGCCACCGCATGGTTCGCCCTGCGGCTGGCCGTCAAGGAAGTCGACGCGGAAACGGCTGATCAGGGCAACCTGGGCCTGCTGATTCGCGAGGACTGCTACAAGGAGCTGCTGGAGTCCCCGGAAATCTGCCCGGTCCCTTACGCTCCCAAGTGGTTAAGCGGCTTCGTAAATGTCCGCAGCCAGGTAACGCCGGTTGTCGACCTGGAGATATTTTTCGGCCTGCGCGAAGACGCTGAAGCCATCGCGCAGCAACGTAAAGTCGTGCAGCGGACCAGCCCCTCTTACCTGCTGTATTTCGATCAGGGGCAGGAATCCTTCGCCATTAAAGTGCGTCGTTTTCCCAACAAGCTGATGATGACGGCGGACGAGCGCATGACTCAGCCGCCGCCCCTTTCCAACGCTCTGATGGCCTGCGTCAATGCGGTCTACAGACAGAACGGCATTTGGTGTGAATGGAATCTGGAAACATTCAAAAGGAGGCTGACCGATATGCTGAGCACGAGTTAA
- a CDS encoding ABC transporter substrate-binding protein, protein MRKTISLLFGLALSQLVAAQSPGVYGDRIVVGGVLDLEGQSRGLGLNMRDGVLAAFEGVSIKGRRLEYVTLNDSYTPDLTVEQINRLIRDGVFAMIGNVGTPTAQVALPILADNKVPAVGFFTGAGLLRPGVGDVINFRASYVQETAKVIEQGFRAGLQASEICAYVQNDAYGMAGVEGIKLALQNNVRSRDIVEKLDTILAKSGDSPERNGIGPVGVYQRNTLTSRAGFESLKEWEKASNSRCRLVVTVGTYNAIGRFAAYSKQRGEDWLISAVSFTGAENLRDTLDRFGVTDKVILTQVVPDLESDLPIVKEARSALGERLNVVSLEGYIVGKMFVAIMQSIKGDLTRESFVRATRNAEFNIGGVALDFRGDNQGSDLVTMTYFNNKSYLPIEGSQLARLF, encoded by the coding sequence ATGAGAAAGACCATCTCACTCTTATTCGGTCTGGCCCTGAGCCAACTTGTCGCCGCACAATCACCCGGCGTCTATGGAGATCGCATTGTCGTCGGCGGCGTACTGGACCTGGAGGGTCAGTCCCGCGGTCTGGGCCTGAACATGCGCGACGGCGTGCTCGCGGCGTTCGAAGGCGTCAGCATCAAAGGCAGACGGCTTGAATACGTCACCCTCAACGATTCATACACCCCAGACCTGACCGTTGAGCAGATCAACCGTCTGATCCGGGACGGCGTGTTCGCCATGATCGGCAATGTCGGCACCCCGACCGCACAGGTGGCGCTGCCAATCCTCGCCGATAACAAAGTGCCCGCCGTCGGCTTCTTTACCGGCGCAGGTCTGCTGCGTCCCGGCGTTGGCGACGTCATCAACTTCCGCGCCAGCTATGTGCAGGAAACCGCCAAGGTCATCGAACAAGGTTTCCGCGCGGGTCTGCAAGCCTCCGAAATCTGCGCGTACGTGCAGAACGACGCCTATGGCATGGCGGGAGTGGAAGGCATCAAACTGGCGCTGCAAAACAACGTGCGTTCCCGCGACATCGTGGAAAAGCTGGACACTATCCTGGCCAAATCCGGCGACTCGCCTGAGCGCAACGGCATCGGCCCTGTCGGCGTTTATCAACGCAACACCCTGACTTCCCGCGCCGGTTTCGAATCACTGAAAGAATGGGAAAAAGCCAGCAACAGCCGCTGCCGCCTGGTGGTTACAGTTGGCACTTACAACGCGATTGGCCGCTTCGCCGCCTATTCCAAACAGCGTGGCGAAGACTGGCTGATCAGCGCGGTATCCTTCACCGGCGCGGAAAACCTGCGCGACACCCTGGACCGCTTCGGCGTGACGGACAAAGTCATTCTGACCCAAGTGGTGCCTGACCTGGAATCCGACCTGCCTATCGTAAAAGAAGCCAGATCAGCGCTCGGCGAACGCCTGAACGTGGTAAGTCTGGAAGGCTATATCGTCGGCAAGATGTTCGTGGCCATCATGCAAAGCATAAAAGGCGACCTGACCCGGGAAAGCTTTGTGCGCGCCACCCGTAACGCGGAGTTCAACATCGGCGGCGTCGCTCTCGACTTCCGCGGCGACAATCAGGGATCGGACTTGGTGACGATGACTTACTTCAACAACAAGTCCTATCTCCCCATAGAAGGCTCGCAACTGGCCAGATTGTTCTGA
- a CDS encoding methyl-accepting chemotaxis protein, producing MKLNRTFSLSKLSVGQRLLSQTLVMALTLVIIGSLAFFALTYARNSSEKLHNQVNETSRLTHLINTLQEGMVDTINSLNTGVVTWADADARLALARKQFEADWQALSASTSSQAGEQQSAFADMQRTVSGVFAAFDQFKAMGGNQSRADLELFLLNDLSEFIGPFNDASTAYADQLTQQAQIAFETSEGVLNIALIAGSAIILLSLGGAIGLSQYIRRSILRPVNVIAETVDKVKQGDSEARTALTGTDELVTLGQALDQLLNEKVATLIRIERENEVLNNSVIELLEGTSKLSDRDLTTKLIVREDITGPVADALNLVTKETSEALGKIRYVSNLVSASSVMVDEQTRKVVGVADQERKLIEQTIQKLDGVAKHMAQIAKWCQSCNQIAQSASSSTDKAYEAVGNTVESMDEIRDSISETEKRIKRLSERSLEISGIIDIINSIAERTHVLALNASMQAAAAGEAGRGFAVVADEVQRLAESSRNATSQISSLIRNIQTETADAVDTMNNSITQVVNGSKRATQAGSQMQETQKTTRELVTAVEKIAQNSLAQAKETQNVCQQTGEIEASTRVTDMELKRQSLHTERLRTASGVLQQTVELFTLPASVSTNIRIPELSTESLETSASTPSKLMIPSAGAPAKEEPGRLKQAS from the coding sequence ATGAAATTGAACCGTACTTTTTCTCTCAGCAAACTCAGCGTAGGACAACGACTGCTGTCGCAAACGCTGGTTATGGCGTTAACGCTGGTGATCATCGGATCTCTGGCTTTCTTCGCCCTGACTTACGCCAGAAACTCATCCGAGAAACTGCATAATCAGGTCAACGAAACATCACGGTTGACGCACTTGATCAACACCTTGCAGGAAGGCATGGTGGACACCATCAACAGTCTGAACACCGGTGTCGTCACCTGGGCGGACGCTGACGCCAGACTGGCGTTGGCCCGTAAACAGTTTGAAGCTGACTGGCAGGCTTTAAGCGCCTCCACCAGTTCCCAGGCCGGCGAACAGCAGTCCGCCTTCGCCGACATGCAGAGAACCGTCTCCGGCGTATTCGCCGCCTTCGATCAGTTCAAAGCCATGGGCGGCAACCAGTCCCGCGCCGACTTGGAGCTGTTCCTGTTGAACGACTTGTCTGAGTTCATCGGGCCCTTCAACGACGCGTCCACGGCTTATGCAGACCAGTTAACCCAACAAGCGCAGATCGCGTTTGAAACCTCCGAAGGCGTATTGAATATCGCCCTGATCGCCGGTTCCGCCATCATTCTGCTGAGCTTGGGCGGCGCTATCGGTCTGTCGCAATACATCCGTCGCTCCATCCTGCGTCCGGTCAACGTCATCGCGGAAACCGTGGACAAGGTCAAACAAGGCGACTCCGAAGCCCGTACTGCGCTCACTGGCACCGACGAGCTGGTGACGCTGGGCCAGGCCCTCGACCAGCTGCTGAACGAGAAAGTGGCGACACTGATCCGCATCGAGAGAGAGAACGAAGTCCTCAACAACTCGGTTATCGAGCTGCTGGAAGGCACCTCCAAACTCAGCGACCGCGATCTCACCACCAAACTGATCGTACGCGAAGACATTACTGGGCCGGTTGCGGACGCCTTGAACCTGGTCACCAAGGAAACCTCCGAAGCCTTGGGCAAAATCCGCTACGTCAGTAACCTGGTCAGCGCCTCCAGCGTCATGGTGGATGAACAGACCCGCAAGGTTGTCGGCGTCGCCGATCAAGAGCGGAAACTGATCGAGCAGACTATCCAGAAACTGGATGGCGTCGCCAAACACATGGCGCAAATCGCCAAGTGGTGTCAGTCCTGTAACCAGATCGCGCAAAGCGCCTCTTCTTCTACCGACAAAGCCTATGAGGCGGTAGGAAACACGGTCGAGAGTATGGATGAAATCCGCGACTCCATCAGCGAAACGGAAAAACGCATCAAGCGTCTGTCAGAACGTTCGTTGGAAATCAGCGGCATCATCGACATCATCAACAGCATCGCGGAACGTACTCACGTACTGGCCTTGAACGCCAGTATGCAGGCGGCGGCGGCAGGTGAAGCCGGTCGCGGATTTGCGGTGGTTGCGGACGAGGTGCAGCGTCTGGCGGAAAGCTCACGTAACGCCACCTCTCAGATCAGCAGCTTGATTCGCAATATCCAGACCGAAACGGCGGATGCGGTGGACACCATGAACAACAGTATCACCCAGGTGGTCAACGGTTCCAAACGCGCCACCCAGGCCGGCTCTCAGATGCAGGAAACCCAGAAGACCACTCGCGAGCTGGTAACAGCGGTAGAAAAAATAGCGCAGAACTCTCTGGCCCAGGCCAAAGAAACCCAGAATGTGTGTCAACAAACCGGCGAAATCGAAGCCAGCACCCGCGTCACCGACATGGAGCTGAAACGCCAGTCCCTGCACACAGAAAGACTGCGCACCGCCTCTGGCGTTCTGCAACAAACGGTGGAGTTGTTCACCTTGCCGGCTTCCGTATCCACCAATATCCGGATACCGGAGCTGTCTACCGAGTCGCTGGAAACCAGCGCCTCTACGCCAAGCAAGCTGATGATTCCAAGCGCGGGCGCTCCGGCGAAAGAAGAGCCGGGACGCCTCAAGCAGGCCAGCTAG
- a CDS encoding hybrid sensor histidine kinase/response regulator gives MHKQDPVSPTVELIRTFTAELEDVAATQRTVDAELVFAALENVNDALEMAAMPELQARLQRLYANIASDGPKDPRSNETMPNFPVEAKKVWSIIDWLHRLEPLAEEQLSLQAQQNAAGPESWNDYNASQPEGAVADTNASAETIPAMEVTETETDNADELVAEVYEEDFVDIAAELGVTLPAMDVAEVTEEEPEITFDLSDFTPPADLPESHQEILASLWEETAALLPEFAKQAEKMRDSIKARHCYCELLQTLGETCAYLGLSGLQLLFDMVAIRLQSIDQVDPELADLLEQWPVLLHEYLQSGASEESCLCLMQFIDDATWGERLDEETQQAILENLVDFQLSDDEFMEETAEDAVLTPEDISLVPSDGANQEVFQAFLLDSPNHTHALFHALSSLHGDLSDKKAFLQQAQRASHTLKGAANLIGIKGVANISHAMEEIFEALADGKAAWSLEMKDMLLSAADCVSSMIDHLLGRDQPPEDALPLLNALVHWRSPEKAEAAWAAMQEHHADTEVDASPADDKVVALPSRDNAAERAPAAPAQEEASAAPAQQQFAAPQDNAGLEQLLQLAEEMSINTVQAQELYKRVQLTGFDLKGHDTRLNETRLELEGLIDSRSMARKLRPDSEHAQDLDPLEMDRYDDMHRCSHQLFEAIADVRELNQKLQDQLAMMDALMRQQHRHIDTLQHQLLSRQRVAAQVLSGRLQRCVRQACRAAGKLADLVIVGEDIQVDRELVEKLADPLMHLLRNAVDHGIEDEQSRLATGKSGQGLIALNYRQDGRFLEISLSDDGRGLDFDSIYEKAKQRGLLPADGGRPDNQSLAQLVWLPGFSTKDKATQLSGRGIGMDAVRSQVELLGGTVRFSFDDEGGCRLLIRVPVKEITQYMLLVLVGAQRFALPTAVLKQILPTHTGELEEVAGKPYLEYDGQLYPYIDLAQRLYGQPAPEGAGKPVVIAELNERTVAIAVDMLLTGEQLVVRTPGKLIPGLRGVFGLTILGDGSLVPVLNLSDLLQQNQSKQAYQTAHIITESQVDSPKILVVDDSLSVRSTLKQLLQDCGFEVVTASDGLDAVEKLRHITPNLLLVDMEMPRMDGLELTRHLRQQQDWANMPVVMLTSRSHEKHRSLAHKAGVTAYATKPYNDNELMDTIRELLT, from the coding sequence ATGCACAAGCAAGACCCTGTTTCACCCACCGTCGAACTCATTCGCACCTTTACTGCGGAACTGGAGGATGTGGCGGCGACGCAACGGACCGTCGATGCGGAATTAGTCTTCGCCGCTCTGGAAAACGTCAACGACGCTTTGGAGATGGCGGCCATGCCGGAATTGCAGGCGCGCCTGCAACGCCTGTATGCGAATATCGCCAGCGACGGCCCAAAAGATCCGCGAAGCAATGAAACCATGCCGAATTTCCCGGTTGAAGCGAAAAAGGTCTGGTCCATCATCGATTGGCTGCACAGACTGGAACCCCTGGCGGAAGAACAATTATCACTGCAAGCGCAGCAAAACGCCGCCGGCCCCGAAAGTTGGAATGACTATAACGCATCACAACCAGAGGGCGCCGTAGCGGACACAAACGCTTCCGCCGAGACTATCCCCGCGATGGAAGTAACGGAAACCGAAACGGACAACGCCGACGAGCTGGTCGCGGAAGTCTATGAAGAAGATTTCGTCGACATTGCGGCAGAACTCGGCGTCACCTTGCCGGCGATGGATGTGGCGGAAGTCACGGAAGAGGAACCGGAAATAACATTCGACCTCTCCGACTTCACTCCCCCCGCGGATCTTCCCGAATCTCACCAGGAAATTCTGGCGTCGCTGTGGGAGGAAACCGCCGCCCTGCTGCCGGAATTCGCCAAGCAGGCGGAAAAAATGCGGGACTCCATCAAAGCCCGCCATTGTTATTGCGAACTGCTGCAAACCCTGGGCGAAACCTGCGCCTATCTGGGATTGTCCGGCCTGCAACTGCTGTTCGATATGGTGGCGATTCGCCTGCAGTCCATTGACCAGGTGGACCCGGAGCTGGCGGACTTACTGGAACAGTGGCCCGTATTGCTTCACGAATACCTGCAAAGCGGCGCATCAGAAGAAAGCTGCCTGTGTCTGATGCAGTTTATCGACGACGCCACCTGGGGCGAGCGTCTGGACGAAGAGACGCAGCAAGCTATTCTGGAAAATCTGGTGGACTTCCAGCTCAGCGACGACGAGTTTATGGAGGAAACAGCAGAAGACGCCGTATTAACGCCTGAAGATATCTCCCTGGTTCCATCTGACGGAGCCAACCAGGAAGTATTCCAGGCGTTTTTGCTGGATTCACCCAACCATACTCATGCGCTGTTCCATGCGCTGTCCTCCCTGCATGGCGATCTGTCTGACAAGAAAGCCTTCCTGCAGCAGGCCCAACGCGCCAGCCATACCTTGAAAGGCGCCGCCAACCTGATCGGCATCAAGGGCGTCGCCAATATCAGCCACGCCATGGAGGAGATCTTTGAAGCCCTGGCGGACGGCAAGGCGGCGTGGAGCCTAGAGATGAAAGACATGTTGCTCAGCGCCGCGGATTGCGTCAGCAGCATGATCGACCACCTGCTGGGACGGGATCAACCGCCGGAAGACGCCCTTCCTCTGCTCAACGCACTGGTGCACTGGCGCTCTCCAGAGAAAGCCGAAGCCGCCTGGGCGGCGATGCAGGAGCACCATGCAGACACTGAAGTCGACGCCTCCCCGGCGGATGACAAAGTGGTGGCGCTGCCCTCCCGCGACAACGCTGCGGAACGCGCGCCGGCTGCCCCCGCACAGGAAGAAGCCTCCGCCGCTCCCGCGCAGCAACAGTTTGCCGCGCCGCAGGACAACGCCGGTCTGGAGCAGTTGCTGCAGTTAGCGGAAGAGATGAGCATCAACACCGTACAGGCGCAGGAGCTGTACAAGCGCGTGCAGCTCACTGGCTTTGATCTGAAAGGCCACGACACCCGCTTGAACGAAACCCGTCTGGAGCTGGAAGGCCTGATCGACAGCCGCAGCATGGCGCGCAAACTGCGCCCGGACAGCGAACATGCGCAGGATCTCGATCCGCTGGAGATGGACCGCTATGACGACATGCATCGCTGCTCCCACCAGCTGTTCGAAGCCATCGCTGACGTACGCGAGTTGAACCAGAAGCTACAGGACCAACTGGCGATGATGGATGCGCTGATGCGACAACAGCACCGTCATATCGACACTTTGCAGCACCAGTTGCTGTCGCGCCAACGGGTCGCGGCGCAGGTTCTGAGCGGCCGTCTGCAGCGCTGCGTGCGTCAAGCCTGTCGCGCCGCCGGCAAACTAGCGGATCTGGTTATCGTTGGCGAAGATATTCAGGTGGACCGGGAGTTGGTGGAGAAACTGGCCGACCCGCTGATGCACCTGTTGCGCAATGCCGTCGACCACGGCATCGAAGATGAACAAAGTCGTCTCGCCACCGGCAAGTCCGGACAAGGTCTGATCGCCCTGAACTACCGCCAGGATGGACGTTTCCTGGAGATCAGCCTCAGCGATGATGGCCGCGGCCTCGACTTCGACAGCATTTACGAAAAAGCCAAGCAACGCGGCCTGCTGCCCGCCGACGGCGGACGCCCGGACAATCAATCCCTGGCGCAGCTGGTTTGGCTCCCCGGCTTCAGCACCAAGGACAAAGCCACTCAGTTATCCGGCCGCGGCATTGGCATGGACGCAGTGCGTAGCCAGGTTGAGCTGCTCGGCGGCACGGTGCGCTTCAGCTTCGATGACGAAGGCGGCTGCCGCCTGCTGATCCGGGTGCCAGTGAAGGAAATCACCCAGTACATGTTGCTGGTGCTTGTGGGCGCGCAACGCTTCGCCCTGCCCACCGCCGTTCTGAAACAGATTCTGCCGACTCACACCGGCGAACTGGAAGAGGTGGCCGGCAAGCCCTATCTGGAATATGACGGTCAGCTTTACCCTTATATCGACCTGGCGCAGCGCCTGTATGGGCAACCCGCTCCGGAAGGCGCCGGCAAACCAGTGGTGATCGCCGAACTCAACGAACGCACCGTGGCCATCGCCGTAGACATGCTGCTCACCGGCGAACAGCTGGTGGTGCGGACGCCGGGTAAATTGATCCCCGGTCTGCGCGGCGTCTTCGGCTTGACCATTCTGGGCGACGGCTCGCTGGTGCCGGTGCTGAACCTGTCGGATCTGTTGCAACAGAATCAATCCAAACAGGCTTATCAAACCGCTCACATCATCACCGAGAGCCAGGTTGATTCCCCTAAAATACTGGTGGTGGACGACTCCCTCAGCGTTCGCAGCACCCTGAAGCAGCTGCTGCAGGACTGCGGCTTTGAAGTCGTCACCGCCAGCGATGGCCTCGACGCCGTCGAGAAACTGCGGCACATCACCCCCAACCTGTTGTTGGTGGATATGGAGATGCCGCGCATGGACGGACTGGAGTTGACCCGACACCTGCGTCAGCAGCAGGACTGGGCCAACATGCCTGTGGTTATGCTGACCTCACGCAGCCACGAAAAACATCGTAGTCTGGCCCATAAGGCCGGGGTGACGGCTTACGCCACGAAACCCTACAACGACAACGAGCTCATGGATACCATCAGGGAGTTGCTGACATGA